The Cronobacter sakazakii genome has a window encoding:
- the tatB gene encoding Sec-independent protein translocase protein TatB → MFDIGFGELLLVFVIGLIVLGPQRLPVAVRTVAGWVRALRSLATTVQNELTQELKLQEFQESLKKVEKASIDNLTPELKASMDELREAAESMKRSYSVNDPEKASDDAHTIHNPLVKGNEAQHEGVTPAKAEHQAQSPAQKPVTETAHAEETGAAPVEPENGVDTSPDASASTRKPEAASTVSDKS, encoded by the coding sequence GTGTTTGATATTGGTTTTGGCGAACTGCTGCTGGTTTTTGTTATCGGGCTTATCGTGCTGGGGCCGCAGCGTTTGCCTGTGGCTGTCCGCACGGTTGCAGGCTGGGTTCGTGCGCTGCGATCGCTTGCAACCACCGTGCAGAATGAACTGACCCAGGAGCTTAAGCTTCAGGAGTTTCAGGAAAGCCTGAAGAAAGTGGAAAAAGCGAGCATCGATAACCTGACGCCAGAGCTGAAAGCGTCGATGGACGAACTACGCGAAGCGGCGGAATCGATGAAGCGCTCTTACAGCGTTAACGATCCGGAAAAAGCGAGCGACGACGCCCACACCATTCATAATCCGCTGGTGAAAGGCAACGAAGCGCAGCATGAAGGCGTTACGCCAGCGAAAGCTGAGCATCAGGCGCAGTCACCTGCGCAGAAGCCTGTGACGGAGACGGCGCACGCGGAAGAGACCGGGGCAGCGCCTGTCGAGCCTGAAAATGGCGTTGATACGTCGCCGGACGCGTCCGCCAGCACGCGGAAACCTGAAGCCGCATCCACCGTGAGTGATAAATCCTGA
- the tatC gene encoding Sec-independent protein translocase subunit TatC: MAVEDTQPLISHLIELRKRLLNCIVAVLVIFLALVYFANDIYQLVAAPLISQMPHGASMIATDVASPFFTPIKLTMMVSVILSAPVILYQVWAFVAPALYKHERRLIIPLLVSSTLLFYIGMAFAYFVVFPLAFGFLTKTAPVGVVVSTDITSYLDFVMALFMAFGVSFEVPVAIVLLCWMGVTTPQDLRAKRPYVLVGAFVVGMLLTPPDVFSQTLLAIPMYCLFEVGIFFSRFYVGKRRPREQDAEEEAEE; the protein is encoded by the coding sequence ATGGCTGTTGAAGATACCCAACCCCTAATCAGTCATCTGATTGAACTGCGTAAGCGACTGCTGAACTGCATCGTCGCGGTGCTGGTGATTTTTCTGGCGCTGGTCTACTTCGCCAACGATATCTATCAGCTGGTCGCTGCCCCGCTGATAAGCCAGATGCCGCACGGTGCCAGTATGATTGCTACCGACGTGGCGTCGCCGTTTTTCACGCCTATCAAGCTGACCATGATGGTGTCGGTGATCCTCTCCGCACCGGTGATTTTGTATCAGGTCTGGGCGTTTGTCGCCCCGGCGCTGTACAAGCATGAGCGACGCCTGATTATCCCGCTGCTGGTTTCCAGTACGCTGCTGTTTTATATCGGTATGGCCTTCGCCTATTTCGTGGTGTTCCCGCTGGCGTTCGGCTTCTTAACGAAAACCGCGCCTGTCGGCGTTGTGGTGTCGACCGATATCACCAGCTATCTCGATTTCGTCATGGCGCTGTTTATGGCCTTCGGCGTGTCGTTTGAAGTGCCAGTCGCTATCGTCTTGCTGTGCTGGATGGGCGTGACCACGCCGCAGGACTTGCGTGCCAAACGCCCGTATGTGCTCGTCGGCGCGTTCGTCGTCGGCATGCTGCTCACGCCGCCGGATGTGTTCTCGCAAACGCTGCTGGCGATACCGATGTACTGCCTGTTTGAAGTCGGGATTTTCTTCTCACGCTTTTACGTC
- a CDS encoding dienelactone hydrolase family protein gives MTNNTDHPAGFAAAVSPVASTVVHTPQDAIIAGETSIPTQGENMPAYHARPRAADGPLPVVIVVQEIFGVHEHIRDICRRLALEGYLAVAPELYFRQGDPNEYDDISSLLSNLVSKVPDAQVLADLDHVASWASRNGGDAHRLMLTGFCWGGRIAWLYAAHNPQLKAAVAWYGKLLGDKTLNSPKHPVDVATDLTAPVLGLYGAQDTGISLESVETMRQALRAANAKAEIIVYPDAGHAFNADYRPSYHEASAKDGWERMLGWFKTYGSKKG, from the coding sequence ATGACCAACAACACTGACCATCCGGCGGGCTTTGCCGCTGCAGTTTCACCTGTCGCTTCAACGGTAGTGCATACGCCGCAGGATGCCATTATCGCGGGCGAAACCTCGATTCCCACGCAGGGCGAAAATATGCCTGCTTACCACGCCCGCCCGCGCGCTGCTGATGGCCCGCTGCCGGTGGTGATTGTGGTACAGGAGATTTTCGGCGTACATGAACATATTCGCGATATATGCCGTCGCCTGGCGCTGGAAGGGTATCTGGCGGTGGCGCCGGAACTCTATTTCCGTCAGGGCGATCCGAATGAGTATGACGATATTTCGTCGCTGTTGAGCAATCTGGTGTCGAAAGTGCCGGACGCGCAGGTGCTGGCGGATCTGGATCATGTGGCAAGCTGGGCGTCACGCAACGGCGGCGACGCGCATCGTCTGATGCTGACCGGTTTTTGCTGGGGCGGGCGTATCGCGTGGCTGTACGCCGCGCATAATCCGCAACTGAAAGCCGCCGTGGCGTGGTATGGCAAGCTGCTGGGCGACAAAACGTTAAACTCGCCGAAGCACCCGGTGGATGTCGCCACCGATCTGACCGCGCCAGTGCTGGGGCTTTACGGCGCGCAGGATACGGGTATTTCGCTTGAGAGCGTGGAGACCATGCGTCAGGCGCTGCGCGCCGCCAATGCGAAAGCTGAAATCATTGTTTACCCGGATGCGGGCCATGCGTTTAACGCCGATTATCGCCCGAGTTATCACGAGGCGTCGGCAAAGGATGGCTGGGAGCGCATGTTGGGGTGGTTCAAAACCTACGGCAGTAAGAAAGGATAA
- the rmuC gene encoding DNA recombination protein RmuC, whose amino-acid sequence MEISYLVLAVVALAGVVVGWLMSGLRTAQQKADLLAQQRDIYGELSAAREALAHNQHWRDECDLLNNELRNLREINSSLESDLREVTTRLEATQVHAEEKLRQMMSSEQRLSEQFENLANRIFEQSRRQVDEQNRQSLNGLLSPLREQLDGFRRQVQESFGQEARERHTLAHEIRNLQQLNAQMAQEAINLTRALKGDNKAQGNWGEVVLARVLEASGLREGHEYETQVNIQLADRSRMQPDVIVRLPQGKDVVIDAKMTLVAYERYFNAEDDYSRELALNEHIASLRNHIRLLGRKDYQQLPGLRTLDYVLMFIPVEPAFLLAIDKQPELITEALKNNIMLVSPTTLLVALRTISNLWRYEHQSRNAQQIADRASRLYDKMRLFVDDMSAIGQNLDKASDSYRQAMKKLASGRGNLLAQAEAFRGMGVEVKREINPDLAEQAVQDDEAFALPDAEALASAPDENSHLAAFRVAGER is encoded by the coding sequence GTGGAAATCTCATATCTGGTGTTAGCCGTGGTTGCGCTGGCAGGCGTTGTGGTGGGCTGGCTGATGTCAGGCCTGCGAACCGCCCAGCAAAAAGCGGATCTGCTGGCGCAGCAGCGCGATATTTATGGCGAGCTCAGCGCGGCCCGCGAGGCGCTGGCGCATAACCAGCACTGGCGCGATGAGTGCGATCTGCTCAATAACGAACTGCGCAACCTGCGGGAGATCAACAGCTCGCTGGAGTCCGATCTGCGCGAAGTCACCACGCGCCTGGAGGCCACCCAGGTCCATGCCGAAGAAAAACTGCGCCAGATGATGAGCAGCGAACAGCGCCTGAGCGAACAGTTTGAAAACCTCGCTAACCGTATCTTTGAGCAGAGCCGTCGTCAGGTCGATGAGCAAAATCGCCAGAGCCTGAACGGCCTGCTTTCTCCGCTACGCGAGCAGCTCGACGGCTTTCGCCGACAGGTGCAGGAAAGCTTCGGCCAGGAGGCACGCGAGCGCCATACGCTGGCTCATGAAATCCGTAACCTCCAGCAACTGAATGCGCAAATGGCGCAGGAAGCCATCAACCTGACGCGCGCGTTAAAAGGCGACAACAAGGCTCAGGGCAACTGGGGCGAAGTGGTCCTCGCGCGCGTACTGGAAGCCTCGGGCCTGCGCGAAGGGCATGAGTATGAAACACAAGTCAATATTCAGCTTGCCGACCGCAGCCGGATGCAGCCGGATGTCATTGTGCGTCTGCCGCAGGGCAAAGATGTGGTGATTGACGCCAAAATGACGCTGGTGGCCTATGAGCGTTACTTCAACGCCGAAGATGACTACAGCCGCGAGCTGGCGTTAAACGAACACATCGCTTCGCTTCGCAATCATATTCGTCTGCTGGGGCGCAAGGATTATCAGCAGTTGCCGGGGCTGCGCACGCTGGATTACGTGCTGATGTTTATCCCGGTCGAGCCCGCCTTTTTACTGGCTATCGATAAACAGCCGGAGCTCATCACCGAGGCGTTAAAAAACAATATTATGCTGGTGAGCCCGACCACGCTGCTGGTGGCGCTGCGCACCATTTCCAACCTCTGGCGCTATGAGCATCAAAGCCGCAACGCCCAGCAAATAGCCGATCGCGCGAGCCGCCTGTATGACAAAATGCGGCTGTTCGTTGACGACATGAGCGCCATCGGCCAGAACCTCGACAAAGCGAGCGACAGCTATCGCCAGGCGATGAAAAAACTCGCCAGCGGGCGCGGCAACCTGCTTGCGCAGGCGGAGGCGTTTCGCGGTATGGGCGTTGAGGTAAAGCGCGAGATTAATCCGGATTTGGCCGAGCAGGCGGTGCAGGATGATGAAGCGTTTGCGCTCCCCGATGCCGAAGCGCTTGCCAGCGCCCCTGATGAAAACAGCCACTTAGCAGCGTTTCGCGTTGCGGGCGAGCGCTGA
- the ubiE gene encoding bifunctional demethylmenaquinone methyltransferase/2-methoxy-6-polyprenyl-1,4-benzoquinol methylase UbiE, whose product MVEDSQDTTHFGFQTVAKEQKADMVAQVFHSVAAKYDVMNDLMSFGIHRLWKRFTIDCSGVRRGQKVLDLAGGTGDLTAKFSRLVGESGKVVLADINDSMLKMGREKLRNIGIVGNVEYVQANAEALPFPDNTFDCITISFGLRNVTDKEKALRSMFRVLKPGGRLLVLEFSKPVFEPLNKAYDAYSFHILPRVGELVAKDAGSYRYLAESIRMHPDQETLKAMMNDAGFENVNYYNMTGGIVALHRGYKF is encoded by the coding sequence ATGGTTGAAGATTCACAAGATACAACGCACTTTGGCTTCCAGACCGTAGCGAAAGAGCAAAAAGCGGATATGGTGGCGCAGGTCTTCCACTCCGTGGCGGCGAAATATGATGTCATGAACGATCTGATGTCGTTCGGCATTCATCGTCTGTGGAAGCGCTTCACTATCGATTGCAGCGGCGTGCGTCGCGGCCAGAAAGTCCTGGATCTCGCGGGCGGCACCGGCGATTTAACCGCTAAATTCTCCCGTCTGGTGGGTGAGAGCGGCAAAGTGGTGCTGGCGGATATCAACGATTCGATGCTGAAAATGGGGCGCGAGAAGCTGCGCAATATCGGCATCGTCGGCAACGTCGAGTATGTCCAGGCCAACGCGGAAGCGCTGCCGTTCCCGGATAACACCTTTGACTGCATCACGATTTCCTTCGGCCTGCGTAACGTCACCGATAAAGAAAAAGCGCTGCGTTCCATGTTTCGCGTGCTGAAGCCGGGTGGCCGTCTGCTGGTGCTGGAGTTCTCCAAACCGGTGTTCGAGCCGCTGAACAAAGCCTACGACGCTTACTCTTTCCACATTCTGCCGCGCGTCGGCGAGCTGGTGGCGAAAGACGCTGGCAGCTACCGTTATCTCGCTGAATCCATCCGTATGCACCCGGATCAGGAAACCCTTAAAGCGATGATGAACGACGCGGGCTTCGAGAACGTCAACTACTACAACATGACCGGCGGGATCGTAGCGCTGCATCGCGGCTACAAATTCTGA
- the tatA gene encoding Sec-independent protein translocase subunit TatA: MGGISIWQLLIIAVLVVLLFGTKKLRSLGSDLGESIKGFKKAMGDDDKQKHQQDADFTAPSAQDKQIGETKSDVTADDAKKRDKEQV, encoded by the coding sequence ATGGGTGGCATCAGTATCTGGCAGTTATTGATTATCGCGGTTCTGGTTGTTCTGCTTTTTGGCACCAAAAAACTACGCTCGCTGGGCTCTGACCTTGGTGAATCCATCAAAGGCTTTAAAAAAGCGATGGGTGACGACGACAAACAAAAGCACCAGCAGGATGCGGATTTCACCGCGCCTTCTGCGCAGGATAAACAAATCGGCGAAACCAAAAGCGACGTCACCGCTGACGACGCGAAAAAACGTGATAAAGAGCAGGTGTAA
- the metE gene encoding 5-methyltetrahydropteroyltriglutamate--homocysteine S-methyltransferase, which yields MTIHNHTLGFPRVGLRRELKKAQESYWAGKSTREELLAVGRELRARHWEQQKAAGIDLLPVGDFAWYDHVLTTSLLLGNVPARHQNADGTVDIDTLFRIGRGRAPTGEPAAAAEMTKWFNTNYHYMVPEFTKGQQFSLTWTQLLDEVDEALALGHHVKPVLLGPVTYLWLGKVKGEQFDRLSLLNDILPVYQQVIAELAKRGIQWVQIDEPALVLELPQAWLDAFKPAYEALKGQTKLLLTTYFEGVTDNLDTITALPVQGLHVDLVHGHDDVNELHRRLPQEWLLSAGVINGRNVWRADLTEKYAQLKAIASQRELWVGSSCSLLHSPIDLSVETRLDAEVKSWFAFALQKCEELALLRDALNSGDTTKIEQWSAPIQARKHSARVHNPAVEQRLKAITPQDSQRAHAYPVRAEAQRARFNLPAWPTTTIGSFPQTTEIRGLRLDFKKGNLDAANYRTGIAEHIKQAIAEQERLGLDVLVHGEAERNDMVEYFGEHLDGFVFTQNGWVQSYGSRCVKPPVVIGDISRPAPITVEWAKYAQSLTDKPVKGMLTGPVTILCWSFPREDVSRETIAKQIALALRDEVADLEAAGIGIIQIDEPALREGLPLKRSDWDAYLAWGVEAFRLNAAVAKDDTQIHTHMCYCEFNDIMDSIAALDADVITIETSRSDMELLESFEEFEYPNEIGPGVYDIHSPNVPDVAWIEALLKKAAQRIPQERLWVNPDCGLKTRGWPETRAALANMVKAAQNLRQA from the coding sequence ATGACTATCCATAACCACACCCTCGGTTTTCCCCGCGTCGGCCTGCGTCGCGAGCTGAAAAAAGCGCAAGAGAGCTACTGGGCGGGCAAAAGCACCCGTGAAGAATTACTGGCGGTGGGCCGCGAACTGCGCGCCCGCCACTGGGAACAACAAAAAGCGGCGGGCATCGATCTGCTGCCGGTCGGCGATTTCGCCTGGTACGATCATGTGCTCACCACCAGTCTGCTGCTCGGCAACGTTCCGGCGCGCCACCAAAATGCGGACGGCACGGTGGATATCGACACGCTGTTCCGCATCGGTCGTGGCCGCGCGCCGACCGGCGAACCTGCCGCCGCCGCTGAAATGACCAAATGGTTTAACACCAACTATCACTACATGGTGCCGGAATTCACCAAAGGCCAGCAGTTCAGCCTCACCTGGACGCAGCTGCTCGATGAAGTCGACGAAGCGCTGGCGCTTGGTCACCATGTTAAACCGGTACTGCTCGGGCCCGTCACTTACCTGTGGCTTGGCAAAGTGAAGGGTGAACAATTTGACCGTCTTTCTCTGCTTAACGACATTCTGCCGGTCTACCAGCAGGTGATCGCCGAGCTTGCGAAACGTGGCATTCAGTGGGTGCAAATCGATGAACCGGCGCTGGTGCTGGAGCTGCCGCAGGCGTGGCTGGACGCGTTTAAACCGGCCTACGAGGCGCTGAAAGGCCAGACCAAACTGCTGCTCACCACCTATTTTGAAGGCGTGACCGATAATCTCGATACCATCACCGCGCTGCCGGTGCAGGGGCTGCATGTCGATCTGGTTCACGGCCATGACGATGTCAACGAACTGCATCGCCGCCTGCCGCAGGAGTGGTTACTCTCCGCAGGCGTTATCAATGGCCGCAACGTCTGGCGCGCCGATCTCACCGAGAAATACGCGCAACTGAAAGCGATCGCCAGCCAGCGTGAACTGTGGGTGGGCTCGTCCTGCTCGCTGCTGCACAGCCCTATCGACCTGAGCGTCGAAACGCGTCTGGATGCGGAAGTGAAAAGCTGGTTCGCCTTTGCGCTGCAAAAATGCGAAGAGCTGGCGCTGCTGCGCGATGCGCTGAACAGCGGCGACACAACAAAAATCGAGCAGTGGAGCGCGCCGATTCAGGCCCGTAAACACTCGGCCCGCGTACATAACCCGGCGGTGGAACAGCGCCTTAAGGCCATTACGCCGCAGGACAGCCAGCGCGCCCATGCGTACCCGGTACGCGCCGAAGCGCAGCGCGCCCGCTTTAACCTGCCAGCCTGGCCGACCACCACCATCGGCTCGTTCCCGCAGACGACCGAAATTCGCGGCCTGCGCCTGGATTTCAAAAAGGGCAATCTCGATGCGGCGAACTACCGCACCGGTATCGCCGAACACATTAAGCAGGCTATTGCCGAACAGGAGCGCCTGGGTCTCGATGTGCTGGTGCACGGCGAAGCCGAGCGTAACGACATGGTGGAGTATTTCGGCGAGCACCTTGATGGCTTTGTCTTTACCCAGAACGGCTGGGTGCAGAGCTACGGCTCCCGCTGCGTGAAGCCGCCGGTGGTTATCGGCGACATCAGCCGCCCTGCGCCGATCACCGTCGAGTGGGCGAAGTACGCGCAGTCGCTGACCGACAAACCGGTGAAAGGCATGCTGACCGGCCCGGTGACTATTCTCTGCTGGTCGTTCCCGCGTGAGGATGTCTCGCGCGAAACCATCGCCAAACAGATTGCGCTGGCGCTGCGTGACGAAGTGGCGGATCTCGAAGCCGCGGGCATCGGCATTATTCAGATTGACGAACCGGCGCTGCGTGAAGGGTTGCCGCTCAAGCGCAGCGACTGGGACGCGTATCTCGCCTGGGGCGTGGAGGCGTTCCGCCTGAACGCGGCGGTCGCGAAGGATGACACGCAGATCCACACTCATATGTGCTATTGCGAGTTCAACGACATCATGGATTCTATCGCCGCGCTGGATGCGGACGTGATCACCATCGAAACGTCACGTTCAGATATGGAGCTGCTGGAGTCGTTTGAGGAGTTTGAATACCCGAATGAAATCGGGCCGGGCGTATATGATATCCACTCGCCGAACGTGCCGGATGTAGCGTGGATTGAAGCGCTGCTGAAGAAAGCCGCGCAGCGCATTCCGCAGGAGCGTTTGTGGGTGAACCCGGATTGCGGCCTGAAAACCCGCGGCTGGCCGGAGACCCGCGCGGCGCTCGCCAACATGGTGAAAGCGGCGCAGAACCTGCGTCAGGCGTAA
- the udp gene encoding uridine phosphorylase: MSDVFHLGLKKSDLQGAELAIVPGDPERVEKIAALMDKPVKLASHREFTSWRAELDGKAVIICSTGIGGPSTSIAVEELAQLGIRTFLRVGTTGAIQPHINVGDVLVTTASVRLDGASLHFAPMEYPAVADFACTTALVEAAKAVGATTHIGVTASSDTFYPGQERYDTFSGRVVSRFNGSMKEWQAMGVMNYEMESATLLTMCSSQGLRAGMVAGVIVNRTQQEIPNAETMKQTESHAVKIVVEAARRLL, from the coding sequence ATGTCTGATGTTTTTCACCTCGGCCTTAAAAAAAGCGATCTTCAGGGCGCAGAATTAGCGATTGTCCCGGGCGACCCGGAGCGAGTGGAAAAGATCGCCGCGCTGATGGATAAGCCGGTCAAACTGGCCTCCCACCGTGAATTCACCTCCTGGCGCGCTGAGCTTGATGGCAAAGCGGTCATCATCTGCTCAACCGGTATCGGCGGCCCGTCAACGTCTATTGCGGTAGAAGAGCTGGCGCAGCTTGGCATTCGTACTTTCCTGCGCGTAGGCACCACTGGCGCTATCCAGCCGCACATCAACGTCGGCGACGTGCTGGTAACGACCGCCTCCGTACGCCTTGACGGTGCCAGCCTGCACTTCGCGCCGATGGAATACCCGGCCGTTGCCGATTTCGCCTGTACCACCGCACTGGTGGAAGCGGCCAAAGCGGTCGGCGCGACCACGCACATCGGCGTGACCGCCTCTTCCGACACCTTCTACCCAGGCCAGGAGCGCTACGACACCTTCTCTGGCCGCGTGGTCAGCCGCTTTAACGGCTCCATGAAAGAGTGGCAGGCGATGGGCGTGATGAACTATGAAATGGAATCGGCCACGCTGCTGACCATGTGCTCAAGCCAGGGGCTGCGCGCGGGCATGGTGGCGGGCGTTATCGTCAACCGCACCCAGCAAGAGATCCCGAACGCGGAAACCATGAAACAAACCGAAAGCCACGCGGTGAAAATCGTGGTGGAGGCGGCGCGCCGCCTTCTCTGA
- the ubiJ gene encoding ubiquinone biosynthesis protein UbiJ: MPFTPLMMAGIEGALNTFLYRESALKAPRQRLQGKVLRITLEELSTPLVLVFSEQQLDVLSKWEGEADCTVITRLSVLPKLQDRQQLTALIRSGELEVQGDLQVVQNFVALMDMAEFDPAGLLAPWVGDIAAEGIGRVMRRGGQLLQKGFTRNQRYLAEAITEEWRVAPGALEIAWFAEEISAVERQLEALTKRLDKLEGK, from the coding sequence ATGCCTTTCACACCGCTAATGATGGCTGGCATTGAAGGCGCGCTGAACACTTTTCTGTACCGCGAGAGCGCGCTGAAAGCGCCGCGCCAGCGTTTGCAGGGCAAAGTGTTGCGCATCACGCTTGAAGAGCTTTCCACGCCGCTGGTGCTGGTGTTCAGCGAGCAACAACTGGATGTGCTCAGTAAATGGGAAGGCGAGGCGGACTGTACCGTTATCACACGCCTTTCCGTTTTGCCGAAGCTCCAGGACCGCCAGCAGCTGACTGCGCTTATTCGCAGCGGCGAGCTGGAAGTGCAGGGCGATCTGCAGGTGGTGCAAAATTTTGTGGCGCTGATGGACATGGCCGAATTTGATCCCGCCGGGCTGCTGGCCCCGTGGGTTGGCGATATCGCCGCGGAAGGCATCGGGCGCGTTATGCGTCGCGGCGGGCAACTGCTGCAAAAAGGCTTTACGCGTAATCAGCGCTATCTGGCGGAAGCGATTACCGAAGAGTGGCGCGTCGCGCCGGGCGCGCTGGAAATCGCCTGGTTTGCCGAAGAGATTTCGGCCGTCGAGCGCCAACTGGAAGCGTTAACCAAACGGTTGGATAAACTGGAGGGCAAATGA
- the ubiB gene encoding ubiquinone biosynthesis regulatory protein kinase UbiB, with translation MTPGEIRRLYFIIKTFLSYGLDELIPRMRLTLPLRIWRRGLFWMPNRHKDLELGTRLRLALQELGPVWIKFGQMLSTRRDLFPPVIADQLALLQDRVAPFDGKLAKQQIEKAMGDRPVEEWFDDFDITPLASASIAQVHTARLKENGKEVVIKVIRPDILPVIKADMKLIYRLARWVPRLLPDGRRLRPMEVVREYEKTLLDELDLLREAANAIQLRRNFENSPMLYVPEVYSDYCSPTMMVMERIYGIPVNDVAALEANGTDMKLLAERGVQVFFTQVFRDSFFHGDMHPGNIFVSHDHPHDPQYIGIDCGIVGSLNKEDKRYLAENFIAFFNRDYRRVAELHVDSGWVPPDTNVEEFESAIRTVCEPIFEKPLAEISFGHVLLNLFNTARRFNMEVQPQLVLLQKTLLYIEGVGRQLYPQLDLWKTAKPFLESWIKDQVGFPALVRSFKEKAPFWAEKIPEIPELVYNSLRQGKQLQQSVDKIAHELQEHRVKQGQSRYLFGIGATLMLSSTLLFINRPDWGMSPGWLMAGGILVWLIGWRRTD, from the coding sequence ATGACGCCAGGTGAAATTCGGCGCCTTTATTTCATTATCAAAACGTTCCTGAGCTACGGCCTGGATGAGCTGATTCCACGCATGCGCCTGACGCTGCCGCTGCGGATCTGGCGTCGCGGGTTGTTCTGGATGCCGAACCGGCACAAAGATCTTGAGCTTGGTACGAGACTTCGTCTGGCGTTGCAGGAGCTGGGGCCGGTGTGGATTAAGTTCGGTCAGATGCTGTCGACGCGTCGCGATCTCTTTCCGCCGGTAATCGCCGATCAACTGGCACTGTTGCAGGATCGCGTCGCACCCTTTGACGGTAAGCTCGCTAAACAGCAGATCGAAAAAGCCATGGGCGATCGTCCCGTCGAGGAGTGGTTTGATGATTTCGATATTACGCCGCTTGCTTCCGCTTCAATCGCGCAGGTGCACACCGCCCGGCTGAAAGAGAACGGCAAAGAGGTGGTCATTAAGGTGATCCGCCCCGATATCCTGCCGGTCATCAAGGCGGATATGAAGCTTATCTACCGTCTCGCGCGCTGGGTGCCGCGCCTGCTGCCGGATGGCCGCCGCCTGCGCCCGATGGAAGTGGTGCGCGAGTATGAAAAAACGCTGCTGGATGAACTCGATCTGCTGCGCGAAGCGGCGAACGCCATTCAGCTGCGCCGTAATTTCGAAAACAGCCCGATGCTCTACGTGCCGGAAGTCTATTCGGACTATTGCAGCCCGACGATGATGGTCATGGAACGCATCTATGGCATCCCGGTCAATGATGTCGCGGCGCTGGAAGCCAACGGCACCGACATGAAATTGCTGGCTGAGCGCGGCGTTCAGGTGTTCTTCACCCAGGTTTTCCGCGATAGCTTTTTCCACGGTGATATGCATCCGGGGAATATTTTTGTCAGCCACGATCACCCGCACGATCCGCAATACATTGGCATCGACTGCGGCATCGTGGGCTCGCTCAATAAAGAAGATAAGCGCTATCTGGCGGAAAACTTTATCGCTTTCTTCAACCGCGACTATCGCCGCGTGGCGGAGTTGCATGTGGATTCGGGCTGGGTGCCGCCGGATACCAATGTAGAAGAGTTCGAATCCGCCATTCGTACCGTTTGCGAACCTATTTTTGAAAAGCCGCTTGCGGAAATCTCGTTTGGCCACGTGCTGCTGAATCTCTTTAACACCGCGCGCCGCTTTAATATGGAAGTGCAGCCGCAGCTGGTGCTGCTGCAAAAAACGCTGCTGTATATTGAGGGCGTAGGGCGTCAGCTCTATCCGCAGCTCGATTTGTGGAAAACGGCGAAACCTTTTCTGGAAAGCTGGATCAAAGATCAGGTGGGCTTCCCGGCGCTGGTGCGCTCCTTTAAAGAGAAAGCGCCATTCTGGGCGGAAAAAATCCCGGAAATTCCTGAACTGGTCTACAACAGCCTGCGGCAAGGCAAACAACTGCAACAAAGTGTTGATAAGATTGCCCATGAGCTGCAGGAGCATCGTGTGAAGCAAGGGCAGTCGCGCTATCTGTTCGGCATTGGCGCCACGCTAATGCTGAGCAGCACGCTGCTCTTTATCAACCGTCCTGACTGGGGCATGTCGCCCGGATGGCTGATGGCAGGCGGTATTCTCGTCTGGCTTATCGGCTGGCGGCGTACCGACTAG